Below is a genomic region from Tripterygium wilfordii isolate XIE 37 chromosome 12, ASM1340144v1, whole genome shotgun sequence.
CCTATATTCATGAAGTCAATCCCATAAGGAAAGTAATTGGCTCTGGCAATGGAGCTGAGATAGTTGTTGTTGCCATCATCAACCAGTGAATCTCCAAACACCAACATCGCTCGAATGCGTGCTGATTCCACAACCCCATTATTTGAACATTGCAGGATCATAATCATCATGGCCAAAGTTGATAGTTGACCATTGAAAATGGCAGAAGCTGTCATGCTCTAATAATAGTTTCTtgatcaaaagaaaataaaaacaaagataatTGTTGAAGATGACAAAAATACTGTCTAGAGCAATATAAAGGTAGCGAGAGAGATAGGATAGGCGGTGAAGGAGATAAGAAGACGGGTTTTGTCCTATTTTGTAACGGTTTAGGTTGAAATGTaagcaaaacccagaaaatGTTTCTTTCGTTCTTCATTTTATCCTGATTTTAGGGCTATTTTATTAAAGTACATGTTGCCTTACTTTCTTAGTTTGTCTCACATGTCCCTTTTCTTGCTTCTTTGCATGTCATCAGATAATCATTCATGTGAGGGGTTTCCGTTATAAGAAAAAGCAGGGGACATCCATTCCACGAGTCTAAAGAAAATGAACGCATGTTGTAGGGGGaaattctacaatcgttgaatagtcaacgtttATCTTCGAGGGGCTCATTTGCATATTTGAATCCTGCAAAcgtcacaacaagaacaacgGTGAAAGCTCCTAGACCAGATTAAGGGTGCCGGTCgtagaggctccgacgatcaaattAGTATAGATCGAAGGTGGAAGACCGGCGATGGTCTATGTGTTTTGTCCGAGTATATTTAGTGAGGGTTCATAGAGTATTTGGTTTCTAGCTTGTAATGTTCTAAAATCGATCGATCCCTTTCTCTACTGTAGGAGTAGAGTATTTATATGAAAGTGAGGATTAGCCTCGGGAATTGTGTTCCCCCTTATGTCCTATTGGATAGGACTGCATGGTATGAGAGTACGAAAGTCAAGTATCTCGATTGTGTCAGGTTTGGCAgacaaaaagtaggataaggATATAGAAACGTATGACGTGACTGTGACACATGTCAGTTGGGGTATGGATAGTATTGTGAGCGACAATTAATGCATGGATATTTGTATGGTAGAAAGTCATATCTGAGGATCTGTACTTGTTATATCCACGAATGTCGGTTATGAACAGGATTGAATGATCCTCCAATAAGCAGTGATCAATGATCATATGATGGGTTGGCGCTCGGACGTGCCAACGCCTTCGCTATGGCGCCGCCATCATGCAGGCACCAATACAATAAAGACACTTCGAAACATAGTTCCTGTCTAAAGCAAAGTTACTATGAGTACAGTAGAATAAATATCAAAGAAGATATTAGACATTAGTATTAGACATGGTGTCAGGCATGCTTTGTGTGACTGTAACGTCACTAAACAATGCTTCGAAGGTAACAAgtaggcctcaaagtggaccttagTGTATTGGCTAGGCCCATGGACTTGGGTAGTCCAGCTTGGTTTTGTCATTACATGGTCCAGTGGGATCACACGATTTTTGGCAACTACAGATGCTATTATTCCAAAAGTCTACAATCAATGTGTAATGTCGAATGAGATCTTCGACAAGCTACAATATCACACTAGAGGTTGACCGTGAAGCTTGATACGGAACTCCTCTGATTCCTTAATTACTATGGATATAACATGGATAGGTTATATACTGGATCCTGGACATattgtaaaaattatttttcatttctatttcCAAACAAAGAGATTGTGATTACCACTAAGTAGAGAATAATGTTACAGTCTACATAGTCTCAAAATATGACCATCATTTTACACtcttaaatctatgtgacatacgaaataactattgattataaacatatatataggatCCACCTAAGGTCAAACAATTCACATTTATTGGGTTCAAAGGAAGATCATATTTTGACGTTTTAAACATTATTCCCGACTAGGGTGTGCTGGGCCTTTACATGTTATGATTGGcccatttttcatgtttcaaggACTTACCACTTGGGCTggatcacaaattcacaatgtCCTTGCATTGTAGGGCAGTGCTGCCTttctcataaaaataaaataaaaaacccaaAGGCCAAACAGTAACAGTGGCAGAAGACGAGAAAAGGGGGTTTTTTTTGTCCGAGGAAGAAATGGCAGCGGCAATGTCTTCTCTGACTAGGTCACTCTCCTCTTCGTCTAGTTTCCAGAAAATGCCTTCACAGGCATCATTGCCTCTGTTTCAGTTGCAGAGCTACCTCTGCTGCTTCTATTCTTCcaaaccttcttcttcttcttcttcttctagagtGAAAACGGAGAAAGCAGACACTGGAGAGCTGCTGAATGACATCGAAGACGCCGTACCTACCTCTGGTATCAGCAGGCCACTCTCGGAGGTTCTCAAACAGCTCAACAAGAAAGTCCCTGACTCTCTCGTCAGGCTCCGCCATGACGGTGGCTTCACCGTCAAATACGTACCCTGGTATATACTCCTCTCTTATACTTACTTGAGATGtattttatgtttggaatttCCGGTTTAGGCTTCCATTAAAATGATACGTTTTTCTTCCGACTTTATGCTCTTGGACATTAAAAGATATCTTCAAAATTTGACCTTTATGGTCCTTTCTTTGCCTTACAAGAATATAAAATTTCACGTTTTGCATCCTTTGAATTACAGGCATATTGTCAATCGGATTATGAACCTACATGCTCCAGGTAAGCTTCTTTGCTCTACTTTTGCTTTATAGGGTAGCGAACTGGATAGTGATTTTGGGTCTGGATTGAGATTGATATTGGGGAATTGAACCGCAGAGTGGTCTGGTGAGGTCAGAAGCATAACGTATTCTGCTGATGGAAAATCTGTATCTGTTGTCTATCGTGTTACCATCTATGGGACTGATGCTGAGGTATATTCTTTGTTCTTTACTTTTGATGTCTTAGTATCTGGGTATGCCAGTATGGAAGgcactataaaaaaaattgaatcgaAGCATTGTGATCCTGCAAAACCATGCACATCTTCTGTCCTAATTCTCAATCAGCATTTTTTTCAAAGTTACGACTCTATTGAGTTTGCTTTTTAGTCTTTGCATTTCCAAGAAAACAACCAGAACAGTGAGGTTCAACAAGCCGGTGGGAGAAGAGACTCGTGAGCTTTCCTTAGTGCTTAGTTCGCACCTCTCTAGAtcaggcactttgttgatatgacATTGTGAAGcacaatgttttttttaatgcttttgTTGGGGAGATATTGACGGAGGATGTGTGCATACACGCACACCCGTAAGTGTATGTGGCTAGCATACACTTTTGGAACTCATCTAAACCTAAAACCTTAAGGCAATAGGTTATGGGTGTATCCATGTATATTAACCACTTGACTTTCTTTTAATTAATCGATGTGAGACTCTAATCACATGTGTATATCCCAACAGCTTTGATATAGTTGGGGAGTAGTTCTTTTTGTTAGCAAAACTAATAATACATTTAGTAAATTAGCTGTAGTTGTTTTGGGCACTAGGAAATTTGTCTTGTAAATGTTGGAGAGTAATTTGGTGAACTTTATGGTTTTGTATGTTTATGtaaatatggatatattgtGATTCCTTGCTCCCCTCGATGCAATGCAACCCAACTACCCAAGTACATTCATTTGCAAGACGCAAATTCTATTATATCAGGGGGGTATTTTTCCTTCTATTACTATGTTGAATGTTCCATGTACCAAAAGTAAAGATGGATAACCACTTATCTTTCAAAATGTCAAAATGAGTATCTAAGCCTTCAGAACTCCTGTTATTTCCTTTCTCCAGATGAACTATGAGATGGCCAAGGAAATGAATTGAACTGGATTTTTCATTTGCTTGCTTTGTTGCAAAATGGAAGAGATTTGAACCATGAGATGAAGAGAGGGTGTATTTTTACCTTTTACTCTTCAAAGAATGGAAGAGAACTAGAATCAAACATTTGAGAATTGGGAATTTTCCGATGAAATCAAACATTCACTCTCTCCACTCTCATATTTTACCTTCTTTGATATTATCCAGAAACCTTACAAATGAAATGAGGAAATTTTCGTACTAATCTCCTTCTCCCATGTTAATATTTTCTCTCCTGAAGGATATGTTTGTAGAAATCATGTTTAGTAACATATTTTCAATGCTCAAGGTAAGTGCCAGCAGGAAAAAATATTGCAACTAGTGATATACATTACTGGATCTGCATTACCTTTGACATTTAGAAATGTTATTGTGTTAGGTGCTTGTGCATCAGCATTTCTACAATATCATCTATCTCATGATCAAATATATTGGGCTTTGACAATGAGATGCTTCAGTAGATTACTTGCTGCACTTACCTTGAAAATGTTTCCTTGGATTATGGAAAGATTCTGCTTTAGGTTCATTTAACTCGAAGGAGGTTTGCTCTCTTTTTAGCCCTTGAGCTTTGCTAACTCTTGGTTGTGCTTGAGAGTTTTCTTAGATGCGTTTTTAGGTGTTTTGATGGTATGTGTTTTGGGGTTTTAAATGATGGATTTTGAGTGATATGAGCAGCCTATGATTGGGAGTTTAGTTCCCATGGGTTCTCATGGGTTTAATAAAAAACTAAATGTGACAAGTGTCCTTATTTAATGTGTTTAAATGAGATTTGA
It encodes:
- the LOC120010202 gene encoding DNA repair RAD52-like protein 1, mitochondrial isoform X1, whose amino-acid sequence is MAAAMSSLTRSLSSSSSFQKMPSQASLPLFQLQSYLCCFYSSKPSSSSSSSRVKTEKADTGELLNDIEDAVPTSGISRPLSEVLKQLNKKVPDSLVRLRHDGGFTVKYVPWHIVNRIMNLHAPEWSGEVRSITYSADGKSVSVVYRVTIYGTDAEPAGVGNNDPLMIYRESTGTALMDEVGYGDPVQKAEAMAFRRACARFGLGLHLYHEDML
- the LOC120010202 gene encoding DNA repair RAD52-like protein 1, mitochondrial isoform X3, whose product is MAAAMSSLTRSLSSSSSFQKMPSQASLPLFQLQSYLCCFYSSKPSSSSSSSRVKTEKADTGELLNDIEDAVPTSGISRPLSEVLKQLNKKVPDSLVRLRHDGGFTVKYVPWHIVNRIMNLHAPEWSGEVRSITYSADGKSVSVVYRVTIYGTDAESLHFQENNQNSEVQQAGGRRDS
- the LOC120010202 gene encoding DNA repair RAD52-like protein 1, mitochondrial isoform X2, with the translated sequence MAAAMSSLTRSLSSSSSFQKMPSQASLPLFQLQSYLCCFYSSKPSSSSSSSRVKTEKADTGELLNDIEDAVPTSGISRPLSEVLKQLNKKVPDSLVRLRHDGGFTVKYVPWHIVNRIMNLHAPEWSGEVRSITYSADGKSVSVVYRVTIYGTDAEIYRESTGTALMDEVGYGDPVQKAEAMAFRRACARFGLGLHLYHEDML